From the Natranaeroarchaeum aerophilus genome, one window contains:
- a CDS encoding PTS fructose transporter subunit IIB, whose translation MKFVAVTACPTGIAHSQMGAENLENTATKRGHEIDVEVQGAMGTENELSAEAIEAADAVIIAADTSVSQDRFEGKPLVKSNIKGAVNDADGLIDEAIEKAGGDIGGETEEQIDESTAEDSEDPDTEDHEEPTPETSESDQTAVDDSSDREKSGGLLGKLKSIFS comes from the coding sequence ATGAAATTCGTAGCAGTCACAGCCTGTCCGACCGGTATCGCGCACAGCCAGATGGGTGCAGAGAACCTGGAAAACACCGCAACGAAGCGCGGTCACGAGATCGACGTCGAGGTACAGGGTGCGATGGGGACCGAAAACGAGCTATCGGCAGAGGCCATCGAGGCAGCCGACGCAGTGATCATCGCAGCGGACACGTCCGTCAGCCAGGATCGCTTCGAGGGGAAACCCCTCGTCAAGTCCAATATCAAAGGCGCGGTAAACGATGCCGACGGCCTGATCGACGAGGCAATCGAGAAAGCCGGTGGGGACATAGGCGGCGAGACCGAGGAACAGATCGACGAGTCGACTGCCGAAGACTCCGAGGACCCGGACACCGAAGACCACGAGGAGCCAACCCCGGAAACGTCGGAGTCTGACCAGACAGCCGTCGATGACTCGTCGGACCGCGAGAAAAGCGGCGGGCTACTCGGCAAGCTCAAGAGCATCTTCTCCTGA
- the ptsP gene encoding phosphoenolpyruvate--protein phosphotransferase, with amino-acid sequence MSKTLPGVGVTPLSGLGQARWYRPDERPDPESIEAGEPDAELKRFADAQEQAREELETEREQTAERVGEEEAAVFDAHLQFLDDPQITDGVEAAIDDGAAAEAGVARAFGSAIEQFEGMEGMMAERADDMRDIRDRLLRILSGGERMDLATLPEGTVLLAERLTPSDTAQLDPDRVAGFATATGGRTSHAAIFARSLGIPAVVGVGEDLLEIDEGADVAVDATNDDVIVDPDEETRKRVTAGRDVEIRTEPVETADGVEIEVAANLGTTAELDGAVEQGADGIGLYRTEFLFLDREQPPDEDEQFESYAEALEAFPEGRVVVRTLDVGGDKPIPYLDAEDEENPFLGHRGIRRSLEDDSNLFETQLRALLRAAAEGDGRLSVMFPLVSTVDELDGALDAVDAAAESLSADDIEYERPELGVMIETPGAVLMADELAERVDFFSIGTNDLAQYVMAASRENDAVAHLHDPLHPAVLRAIDRSVDAAHDNDTWIGMCGEMAGDPTATELLVGLGLDELSMSAVTIPEVKAKVAETDTQAARELAERAVSASTISEIRELLTDTS; translated from the coding sequence ATGAGTAAAACACTTCCAGGCGTCGGCGTCACGCCACTCTCCGGGCTCGGCCAGGCGCGGTGGTACCGTCCCGACGAGCGCCCGGACCCGGAATCGATCGAGGCCGGTGAGCCCGACGCCGAACTGAAACGGTTCGCGGACGCACAGGAGCAGGCACGCGAGGAACTCGAAACCGAGCGCGAACAGACGGCAGAACGCGTCGGCGAGGAGGAAGCCGCAGTCTTCGACGCACACCTTCAGTTCCTCGACGATCCACAGATCACCGACGGCGTCGAAGCGGCGATCGACGACGGCGCGGCCGCAGAGGCGGGTGTCGCCCGTGCATTCGGTAGTGCTATCGAGCAGTTCGAGGGGATGGAGGGGATGATGGCAGAACGAGCGGACGACATGCGAGATATCCGCGACCGTCTGCTCCGGATTCTCTCCGGCGGCGAGCGGATGGATCTGGCTACACTCCCCGAAGGGACCGTGCTGCTCGCAGAACGGCTCACGCCGAGCGATACAGCACAGCTCGATCCCGACCGCGTGGCAGGGTTCGCAACCGCAACCGGTGGACGAACCTCCCACGCCGCAATCTTCGCGCGGTCGCTCGGGATTCCGGCCGTCGTCGGCGTCGGCGAGGACCTGCTGGAGATCGATGAGGGTGCAGACGTCGCAGTAGACGCCACGAACGATGACGTCATCGTCGATCCGGACGAGGAGACTCGCAAGCGAGTCACTGCCGGACGAGACGTCGAGATCCGCACGGAGCCCGTCGAGACTGCAGATGGCGTCGAAATCGAGGTCGCTGCAAACCTCGGGACGACCGCCGAACTCGACGGGGCCGTCGAACAGGGCGCGGACGGGATCGGCCTCTACCGAACCGAGTTCCTGTTTCTCGACCGGGAGCAGCCGCCAGACGAAGACGAGCAGTTCGAATCCTACGCGGAGGCGCTCGAAGCCTTCCCGGAAGGACGCGTCGTGGTTCGGACCCTCGATGTCGGCGGCGACAAGCCGATCCCGTATCTCGATGCCGAAGACGAGGAGAACCCGTTCCTTGGCCATCGTGGAATCCGACGCTCGCTGGAGGACGACAGCAATCTGTTCGAGACCCAGCTTCGTGCACTCTTGCGTGCGGCTGCAGAGGGAGACGGCCGGTTGTCGGTGATGTTTCCCCTGGTCTCGACCGTCGACGAACTCGATGGTGCGCTTGACGCCGTCGATGCCGCTGCCGAGTCACTGTCGGCCGACGATATCGAGTACGAGCGACCGGAGCTCGGGGTGATGATCGAGACTCCAGGTGCGGTACTGATGGCGGATGAACTCGCCGAACGAGTCGACTTCTTCAGCATCGGGACGAACGACCTCGCACAGTATGTCATGGCCGCCTCGCGCGAGAACGACGCCGTGGCCCATCTGCACGATCCGCTACACCCCGCCGTGTTACGAGCGATCGACCGGAGCGTCGACGCCGCTCACGACAACGATACGTGGATCGGGATGTGTGGCGAAATGGCGGGAGATCCCACGGCAACGGAACTACTCGTCGGGCTGGGACTCGACGAGCTCAGCATGAGTGCAGTGACGATCCCGGAGGTCAAAGCGAAGGTTGCGGAAACTGATACGCAAGCGGCTCGGGAGCTCGCAGAACGGGCAGTGAGCGCCAGTACTATCTCCGAAATACGTGAACTACTAACTGATACATCATGA
- a CDS encoding HPr family phosphocarrier protein: protein MIERTVTIVPEDGLHARPASKFVETANEYDSEITVKPEGGDAVNAASMLAVTGLGAKSGDEVLLTADGPDEEDAIEAVAKVLTTPESEYE from the coding sequence ATGATCGAACGCACCGTCACAATCGTTCCCGAGGACGGCCTTCACGCCCGCCCGGCCTCGAAGTTCGTCGAAACGGCAAACGAGTACGACAGCGAAATCACCGTCAAGCCAGAGGGGGGCGACGCCGTCAACGCGGCGAGTATGCTCGCCGTCACCGGACTGGGTGCAAAGTCCGGCGACGAAGTTCTCCTCACGGCGGATGGTCCGGACGAAGAAGACGCGATCGAGGCGGTTGCGAAGGTACTCACAACACCGGAATCCGAGTATGAGTAA
- a CDS encoding PTS sugar transporter subunit IIA, whose product MTTEGGHKPLTTDLIALDGAPTIKEPCIEFLLDLAVDAGRVTDREQALEDLLAREEDATTGVGMGIGIPHAKSAGVESPTIAFTRVDDGIDFDAMDDEPATLIFMLLVPEEGGEEHLSMLSSLSRSLMHEENRDALHEAESPERVEEIILEAINK is encoded by the coding sequence ATGACAACTGAAGGTGGCCACAAACCGTTGACGACTGATCTGATCGCCCTGGACGGTGCACCGACTATCAAAGAGCCGTGTATCGAATTCCTGCTCGATCTGGCCGTTGATGCCGGGCGAGTCACGGATCGAGAACAGGCACTGGAGGATCTTCTGGCACGTGAGGAGGATGCAACGACCGGTGTCGGCATGGGTATCGGTATCCCCCATGCAAAAAGCGCAGGCGTCGAGTCTCCAACGATCGCGTTCACTCGAGTCGATGACGGCATCGACTTCGATGCGATGGACGACGAGCCCGCCACGCTGATCTTCATGCTCCTCGTGCCCGAGGAGGGTGGTGAAGAACACCTCTCGATGCTCAGTTCGCTCTCCCGATCACTGATGCATGAGGAGAACCGTGACGCTCTCCACGAGGCAGAATCCCCAGAGCGTGTCGAAGAGATCATTCTGGAGGCGATCAACAAATGA
- a CDS encoding PTS fructose transporter subunit IIC — MSTKDDAESALRSHVTKVKEDLMTGVSFMIPFVTIGGIFLAVGFMVAELPFTAGDTETLFEETGSLGWYLGEIGVLGLEIMIPILGAYIAYAIADKPGLAPGFILAYAIQQPHIVEAAGETVGFTADGATAGFLGAIAAGLLAGYVARWMKSWSVPSMLKPMMPILVIPVLTVALLAPLVVFGLGVPIAIVDDALTSTLDGMQGANAALLGVILGAMMAFDMGGPVNKVAYVFGVALVADGITGPMAAVMIAGMTPPLGLAVSNLAFPHKYPDEMRENAIAAIPMGLSFITEGAIPYAAADPLRVIPSIMVGSATAAATALTLGVGMPAPHGGIFVVVLAENVLGFLGAIVLGTVVTAAMVTLLKPDQAAVDSVEATAD, encoded by the coding sequence ATGAGCACAAAAGACGATGCAGAAAGCGCACTTCGATCACACGTAACAAAAGTAAAAGAAGACCTCATGACCGGGGTCTCTTTTATGATACCGTTCGTAACTATCGGCGGTATCTTCCTTGCAGTCGGGTTTATGGTCGCCGAGCTGCCGTTTACCGCCGGCGATACCGAGACCCTTTTTGAGGAAACGGGGTCGCTGGGCTGGTATCTCGGGGAAATCGGCGTCCTCGGTCTGGAGATCATGATCCCAATTCTGGGCGCGTACATTGCGTACGCGATCGCTGATAAACCCGGTCTGGCACCCGGTTTTATCCTTGCCTACGCGATCCAGCAGCCACACATCGTCGAGGCTGCCGGTGAGACTGTTGGCTTTACCGCCGACGGTGCAACTGCGGGCTTCCTCGGTGCGATCGCCGCCGGTCTGCTAGCGGGATACGTTGCTCGCTGGATGAAAAGTTGGTCCGTTCCGTCGATGCTGAAGCCGATGATGCCGATTCTGGTCATTCCCGTGCTAACAGTGGCGTTGCTTGCGCCGCTGGTTGTCTTCGGGCTCGGCGTCCCGATTGCCATCGTCGACGACGCGCTGACGTCGACGCTCGATGGAATGCAGGGTGCTAACGCCGCATTGCTGGGCGTCATCCTCGGGGCGATGATGGCCTTCGACATGGGTGGCCCGGTCAACAAGGTTGCCTACGTCTTCGGCGTCGCACTGGTCGCAGACGGTATTACTGGTCCGATGGCTGCAGTGATGATCGCGGGGATGACCCCGCCGCTCGGACTGGCAGTATCGAACCTCGCGTTCCCGCACAAATACCCCGACGAGATGCGCGAGAACGCTATCGCCGCGATCCCGATGGGCCTCTCGTTCATCACCGAAGGGGCGATTCCCTACGCCGCTGCTGATCCGCTTCGCGTGATCCCGAGCATCATGGTCGGTAGCGCCACGGCAGCAGCGACCGCGCTGACCCTCGGCGTCGGTATGCCTGCACCGCACGGCGGCATCTTCGTGGTCGTGCTGGCCGAGAACGTGCTTGGCTTCCTCGGTGCGATCGTGCTGGGTACTGTTGTGACCGCTGCGATGGTCACGCTGCTCAAGCCAGACCAGGCCGCTGTCGACTCCGTCGAAGCAACTGCAGACTGA
- a CDS encoding DUF1328 domain-containing protein, which produces MIESVQFLPVQLTGDFLQWAILFFVLAIIAAAVGARGIAGVSMEIARIFILIFLVLAIISLLL; this is translated from the coding sequence ATGATCGAGAGTGTTCAGTTCCTGCCGGTACAGCTGACCGGCGATTTCCTCCAGTGGGCGATCCTGTTTTTCGTCCTCGCGATCATCGCCGCTGCCGTTGGCGCACGCGGCATTGCAGGCGTCTCCATGGAGATTGCCCGGATCTTCATTCTGATCTTCCTCGTTCTGGCGATTATCTCGCTGTTGCTGTGA
- a CDS encoding 50S ribosomal protein L15e — MARSFYSHIKEAWKNPGDGKLAELQWQRKQDWRDQGAIERVDRPTRLDKARELGYKAKQGVVVARVSVRKGSARKVRHKAGRRTKRQGVNRVTRRKNLQRIAEERSGRKFQNLRVLNSYWVGEDGSQKWFEVILIDPNHPAIQNDDDLNWICDDTHQGRSYRGKTSAGQRGRGQQGRGKGTEHTKPSISGDRNRGK; from the coding sequence ATGGCACGAAGTTTCTACTCACACATCAAGGAAGCCTGGAAGAACCCGGGCGACGGCAAACTTGCCGAACTCCAGTGGCAGCGCAAACAGGACTGGCGGGATCAGGGAGCGATCGAGCGCGTCGATCGACCCACCCGTCTGGATAAAGCACGCGAACTCGGCTACAAGGCCAAGCAGGGCGTCGTCGTCGCCCGCGTGTCGGTCCGCAAAGGATCGGCCCGCAAGGTGCGACACAAGGCCGGTCGCCGAACCAAGCGACAGGGCGTCAACCGCGTCACCCGCCGGAAGAACCTCCAGCGGATCGCCGAGGAGCGCTCCGGCCGCAAGTTCCAGAACCTCCGCGTCCTCAACAGTTACTGGGTCGGGGAGGACGGCAGCCAGAAGTGGTTCGAGGTAATCCTCATCGACCCCAACCACCCCGCCATCCAGAACGACGACGATCTCAACTGGATCTGCGACGATACCCATCAGGGTCGGTCCTACCGTGGCAAGACCAGCGCCGGTCAGCGCGGTCGTGGCCAGCAGGGTCGTGGCAAGGGTACCGAGCACACGAAACCATCGATCAGCGGCGACCGCAACCGCGGCAAGTAG
- a CDS encoding VOC family protein: protein MTGTLPADTTIGRVRLRVNDLERVVEFYETVVGLESLDRSSDYATLGAGGDVLLELDGDPDAAERPSEAAGLFHIAVRVPDEAALADALVRIEREWVLDGASDHLVSQALYLSDPGGNGVEIYCDRPKSEWSRDSAGRVAMDTLPLERGALPDGDPDRSVPEETDIGHVHLETTDLDRARSFYVDDVGFEISAAFPGNATFLAAGDYHHHVGINGWNGRQEPVGDHCGLEYFEVVVPESVVERLADDLSGARWVDDALAIEDPDGIEVRFRDAK from the coding sequence ATGACCGGTACGCTCCCCGCCGACACGACAATCGGTCGAGTCCGGCTCCGTGTGAACGATCTGGAGCGCGTCGTCGAGTTCTACGAGACCGTAGTGGGACTGGAATCGCTGGATCGCTCCTCGGACTACGCCACGCTCGGCGCTGGCGGCGACGTACTCCTCGAACTCGACGGTGATCCGGATGCGGCCGAGCGCCCATCCGAAGCCGCAGGGCTGTTTCACATCGCCGTTCGCGTTCCGGACGAGGCTGCACTTGCGGACGCGCTCGTGCGGATCGAACGTGAATGGGTGCTCGATGGCGCGTCCGACCATCTGGTCAGTCAGGCACTCTATCTCTCCGACCCCGGGGGAAACGGCGTCGAGATCTACTGTGACCGGCCGAAATCGGAGTGGTCGCGCGATTCGGCGGGGCGTGTCGCGATGGACACGCTCCCGCTGGAACGCGGGGCGCTCCCCGACGGCGATCCCGACCGGTCGGTCCCCGAAGAGACCGACATCGGTCACGTCCATCTGGAGACGACCGATCTGGACCGTGCCCGATCGTTCTACGTCGACGATGTGGGGTTCGAGATATCGGCTGCCTTTCCGGGGAACGCCACCTTCCTTGCCGCCGGGGACTACCACCATCACGTCGGCATCAACGGCTGGAACGGTCGACAGGAGCCCGTGGGTGACCACTGCGGGCTGGAGTACTTCGAGGTGGTCGTCCCCGAGTCAGTCGTTGAGCGGCTCGCCGACGATCTGTCCGGAGCACGGTGGGTCGACGACGCGCTGGCGATCGAAGATCCCGATGGGATTGAGGTTCGATTCCGGGACGCGAAGTAG
- a CDS encoding DsbA family oxidoreductase, translating into MTDDRLTIYSDYVCPFCYLGRKSLDSYQAGREEPIEIDWHPFDLRAQKRGPDGEIDESVDDGKDEAYFAQAKQNVQRLAERYDADMALDLSRDVDSLNAQIASYHVKQEYPYERWLAFDIAILEALWEDGRDIGDPDVLAGIAVDAELDGDEIRAAIEDEELAGTVSEQFEAAYQRGVTGVPTFVYDDHSARGAVPPEQLERLIEGV; encoded by the coding sequence ATGACCGACGACCGACTCACGATCTATTCCGACTATGTCTGCCCGTTTTGCTATCTCGGACGCAAATCACTCGACAGCTATCAGGCGGGTCGGGAGGAGCCGATCGAGATCGACTGGCACCCGTTCGATCTCCGGGCACAGAAACGCGGCCCGGACGGTGAGATCGACGAGAGCGTGGACGACGGCAAGGACGAGGCGTACTTCGCGCAGGCAAAACAGAACGTACAGCGGCTCGCAGAGCGGTACGACGCCGACATGGCGCTTGATCTCTCGCGGGACGTCGACTCGCTGAATGCCCAGATCGCATCCTACCACGTGAAACAGGAGTACCCATACGAGCGATGGCTCGCGTTCGACATAGCGATTCTCGAAGCGCTCTGGGAGGATGGCCGTGACATCGGCGACCCGGACGTGCTCGCCGGGATCGCCGTGGACGCCGAACTCGACGGTGACGAGATCCGGGCGGCGATCGAGGACGAGGAGCTCGCTGGGACGGTCTCCGAGCAGTTCGAGGCTGCCTACCAGCGTGGCGTCACCGGCGTGCCGACCTTCGTGTACGACGACCACAGCGCCCGCGGTGCGGTCCCGCCCGAACAGCTAGAACGGCTGATCGAGGGCGTCTAG
- a CDS encoding site-2 protease family protein yields the protein MRNFTIGSITKIPIRLNITLVVFLPLLAYLISRPEQLAAYATAVELVSPHAVDADALASGQTPLLLGATAAVGLFASVLVHELGHSWTARYFDVGITSITLWIFGGMAHMEELPEDWNVEFWIAIAGPITSLVLAGGFFAALQVVPASAPLVLYVVGLLAVLNVSLAVFNMLPAFPMDGGRVLRALLARRRPYASATRTAAAVGQGFAVMMAIFAVLSGALLLLLIAMFIYVAASAESRTTVVRDLLRGITVRDLLTDRGDAVDADDTVQSLLERIVTERRNGYPVVEGSELVGLVTLAELRDVDPGERDSRRVSDVMRADPPTIAPDADAFEALMLISKERTDRIVVAENGQVHGTISQRDLMTALETTQGLGTVSAADLDADGYA from the coding sequence ATGCGAAACTTCACGATCGGATCGATCACGAAGATACCGATCCGGCTGAACATCACGCTCGTCGTCTTCTTGCCGCTGCTTGCGTATCTGATCAGTCGACCCGAACAGCTGGCGGCGTACGCGACTGCCGTCGAGCTGGTCTCGCCTCATGCCGTCGATGCCGACGCGCTCGCGAGCGGGCAGACACCGCTCTTACTCGGGGCCACGGCCGCAGTCGGGCTGTTCGCTAGCGTGCTGGTCCACGAACTCGGTCACTCATGGACTGCACGCTACTTCGATGTCGGGATCACGTCGATCACGCTGTGGATCTTCGGCGGGATGGCCCACATGGAAGAGCTTCCGGAGGACTGGAACGTCGAGTTCTGGATCGCCATCGCCGGGCCGATCACGAGCCTCGTGCTTGCCGGGGGGTTCTTTGCGGCACTCCAGGTCGTCCCAGCGTCGGCTCCGCTCGTCCTCTACGTCGTCGGCCTGCTTGCGGTTCTGAACGTCTCACTGGCAGTGTTCAACATGCTTCCTGCGTTCCCGATGGACGGGGGGCGGGTGCTGCGCGCGCTCCTCGCGAGACGACGCCCCTACGCATCCGCAACCAGGACCGCGGCCGCAGTCGGGCAGGGCTTTGCTGTCATGATGGCGATCTTTGCCGTCCTCTCCGGAGCACTCTTGCTCCTCCTGATCGCCATGTTCATCTACGTCGCGGCCTCCGCGGAGTCGCGGACAACGGTCGTGCGTGATCTGCTTCGCGGGATCACGGTTCGGGACCTCCTGACCGACCGCGGTGATGCCGTGGACGCGGACGACACCGTCCAGTCGCTGCTCGAACGGATCGTCACCGAGCGCCGGAACGGCTACCCCGTCGTCGAGGGATCCGAACTGGTCGGCCTCGTCACGCTGGCCGAGCTGCGTGACGTCGACCCGGGCGAGCGCGACAGTCGCCGCGTTTCTGACGTGATGCGTGCGGATCCACCGACGATCGCTCCAGACGCGGACGCCTTCGAGGCACTCATGCTCATCAGCAAAGAGCGAACGGATCGCATCGTCGTCGCCGAAAACGGGCAGGTGCACGGAACGATCTCCCAGCGCGACCTGATGACCGCACTGGAGACGACTCAGGGACTGGGCACCGTTTCTGCCGCCGATCTGGACGCCGACGGCTACGCCTGA
- the thiD gene encoding bifunctional hydroxymethylpyrimidine kinase/phosphomethylpyrimidine kinase gives MKPPAPERRPVTVTIAGSDSGGGAGIQADLKTMEATGAFATSVITAVTAQNTTGLTSSQILPLDEIDAQCDAVFDDFEVAAIKTGMLASADVIELVTDRVATASAPAVVDPVMVATSGDRLLDADAEDAYETLIGESTLVTPNADEAEVLLGESIETTADARSAGQTLVGMGAEAALVKGGHLHEDEATVVDVLVTGTDIEEFEHPRIDTDATHGSGCTLSSAVAARLANGDSVLDAVEWGTEFMHSAVRYHHDVGQGAGAVHHLVDLRNRADQRQLDQRLETLAKRVRKIGGGGSQVHLAAASRYAESRADVVTDTVAFDGAARSSNTADERVVQRLLGVRDAIPTVRFAVSVTLDTDPDHLPSTRHTYSADAPIRSACRDSAAGATEDPIVLEERGETRVYSVCGSTVDAVAEEIGELEREEQ, from the coding sequence ATGAAACCCCCAGCCCCCGAGCGACGCCCTGTGACGGTGACGATCGCCGGAAGCGACTCCGGCGGCGGTGCAGGCATTCAGGCCGATCTGAAGACGATGGAAGCGACTGGGGCGTTCGCCACCAGCGTAATCACAGCCGTGACGGCCCAGAACACGACCGGGCTGACCAGCTCACAGATCCTGCCACTTGACGAAATCGACGCGCAGTGTGATGCCGTCTTCGACGATTTCGAGGTTGCAGCAATCAAGACGGGGATGCTCGCAAGCGCCGACGTGATCGAACTCGTGACCGACCGGGTGGCGACTGCGAGCGCTCCCGCTGTCGTCGATCCGGTGATGGTCGCGACCTCCGGCGATCGGCTGCTCGACGCCGACGCCGAGGATGCCTACGAGACATTGATCGGAGAAAGCACGCTCGTCACACCGAACGCCGACGAGGCGGAGGTGTTGCTTGGCGAATCCATCGAGACGACCGCGGACGCGCGGTCTGCGGGCCAAACACTCGTCGGCATGGGTGCAGAGGCCGCGCTCGTCAAGGGAGGCCATCTCCACGAGGACGAAGCAACAGTCGTCGACGTGCTCGTTACCGGAACGGACATCGAGGAGTTCGAACATCCTCGAATCGACACGGACGCAACGCACGGCTCGGGCTGTACCCTGTCGAGTGCGGTCGCTGCTCGACTTGCGAACGGTGATTCTGTCCTCGACGCTGTCGAGTGGGGGACCGAGTTTATGCACAGTGCAGTCCGCTACCACCACGATGTCGGACAGGGGGCCGGAGCCGTTCACCACCTGGTCGACCTTCGAAACCGTGCGGATCAACGACAGCTCGACCAGCGACTCGAAACGCTCGCAAAGCGAGTCCGGAAGATCGGCGGTGGCGGGTCACAGGTACACCTCGCCGCCGCCAGTCGGTATGCGGAATCCAGAGCGGACGTCGTAACAGACACGGTGGCCTTCGACGGAGCTGCTCGCTCGTCAAACACTGCCGACGAGCGAGTCGTGCAGCGGCTCCTCGGCGTCCGAGATGCGATTCCAACGGTACGGTTTGCTGTCTCGGTGACGCTCGACACCGACCCGGATCACCTCCCGTCCACCCGGCACACTTACAGCGCGGACGCACCGATTCGATCCGCGTGTCGGGACTCTGCAGCAGGGGCTACTGAAGATCCGATCGTCCTCGAAGAACGTGGGGAGACCCGGGTGTACTCCGTTTGCGGTTCGACAGTGGACGCAGTTGCTGAGGAGATTGGTGAACTCGAACGCGAAGAGCAATAA